In Clupea harengus chromosome 23, Ch_v2.0.2, whole genome shotgun sequence, the sequence GGTGATTTCAGGGTCTATTCCCAGCCAGTCGCCTGGGTCTTGGCATGATTGGAAGGGACAGTAAGCCTTGAAGGACGAGGAAATGTGATCCAAGAAGATTATCTGCTAAGTCCAAATTGGCTCGCGAGCCTGATACCACTTACACTGCACGCtgaccccccacacaccaccaccccgaAATCAGCCCCTTACTATCTATTTCCCTCAGGGAAATGAATGCCTTCACTATAGATTTATCAGTTAACTGAACCCCCTCATCCCCTTTATGAGGTTCTCATCACACAGGATATGCCACTgaaaagtcccccccccccccccccatttcatACCAAATGATCAAATGTTTCAACAATACGCAAAGAAGTCAAAACATACACCAACAGTGTTGTTCTAATGATCAGATATCTACCATCAAGACATTAGtctgacagagaaaaaaactcaAAGATCAGCCAATGACTACTAGAATAGACTAAGCACGACACAAAGAAAGGGTACTGTAGAGCGTGACGCTAGAGGCTCAATGACACCGGACTCCAGTCCCACCTTTCTCAGTGATGCCATTCTTTCTGTATGTTTTAGCCTGCACTTTTGCACTACAACACATAAAAAGTGGATAAACATTCACAGAGATTAGAATTACAAACTAACAGTGCAAACAGATGACACCACTCACTCTTTGACCTCCTTGGCACTGAAGTCCAGGTAACGGTTGCTAACCCACTGGATCTCGAACCAGTCCTTGTAGTTGTTGTTGCCGCAGCACTTGAACTCCATCTGCATCTGGTCCAGCGTCCTCTTCATGTAGCAGCGCCCGGGCGTGTCGGTGTCTTTGTAGAACTTCATGCCGTTTTTCAGTCCCTCCGCCAGTGTGAACTGCAGGGGGATCCGCATCATGAAGCAGAACAGGGCTGTCAGAATCAGGAGAACCATGAAGATCAGGCAGGAGATCAAGAAGGGCTTCATGACGCCCTTCCACTTGGCGAACTTGGTGGAGTCCAGCGAGTCGTAGCAGATCTTCCCGCCAAACGCGTTGATGCCGCAGGCCAGAAGCCCAACGCCAATAAGCAGGTTCGGCACAAAGTGGCTTTCACTGTTATCCATCAGCTCGCTGTTCTTCCGAAGCTCAATCTTGAAAAACAGGCCCATGGCAAAAACCAGCACGCCAGCCATCACTGCAAACCAGTACATCAGCCATAACATCTGGGCCAATTGCACACGTTTTTTCAGGTCAAATTTCACCAGGAACAGCGCCATTGTGGCTATTACTTAAAGATGCTAGACAATAAAATTCTTCTCTTAAATATTGCACTCCTCAAAAGTGAGTGCTCAGGGTGTATTTTTGCCTCAGTTCTCTggtacaaaacaaacaagcagtcCCTCTGCTCCACTAAAGTCAGAAAAGGCACTGCCTAAACCCACTGTGTAGGTGTGCCAGTTCAACAGGCAATTCCTGATCCATCCCAGGGAAGGGCGAACCTCTTGCTTATCTTGAGTACCTCCTTAGTACACCCATACTACAGGAAATCCAGAAATGTGAACAACCGCCTAAGAATCAAGAAGACCAGCAATAAAAGAAATGTGTAAACAATATTGAaactataaaaataaaacaagaaaagTAGACAAGAAAAGTATAGTTAAAGCCAGCAACCAGGCAGGCGCTGACACCAGTAACAACGCACCTTTTTCCCGTATAGGGAGGAGAACGACGGCAGATCCAAATGATTAAACTCCAAGTTGCAGTACGTCATTCTAAACCCTGCTAATCAGTGTTATCCCATTTGGGAGAAATCCTTTCGCCAGCAGGTGAGCCTTTGTGCTAAGCTCCTGGCATGATGTCTGATTGGCCTCGCTGGTCACATGGCTCGGTTCACATCTCTTAAGAAAAGATGCAGACAACAGGGCCCAATGCCGCATGCTTAATGTGAGATCAGCGCTTCCGCTCCAAAGGGGTCTCCGGGTCTGTGTAGTGCAGAGGTTTTTTGCAGTGGCGAGAACAAACAGTTCACCACAGAAGCTGTAAATCCTGTGAAGTGATTTAAAGTCCCCGTGAAGCTAGATTTGCTAATAAAATCGTGAAATAATGATCACAAACAAGCTGTGAAAACCTGAACTTGCTCACATCCATAAGTGACACATCAGATACCTTGAGATTACCCTGGCAACAGGAGACTGTCAGGTGTCAGGTTCTACAATATGACTCTCAGAATCTACCCTGCCTGATATGTTCTAGGACCCTTGTTCTGCGCTGGACCCCCACCCATTGCTATGCCGCTGCTTGGCATCTTCTTCAAAACCCTCCTGAGACAATGTTTTAGGACACATGAGGTTGAGGTGCTCGTACAAATTCAGTAGTGTGTCATTGGGAAAAAGTTGATACAGTTCTTTACATTTGCTCAGTGGCGGTGCTCTGTGCTGTAGCATGAGAAGTGCATATCAGAGAGAGGAGCTTCAGCAATCTTCATATGTCAGTATAAACCCCAAAAGCCAGAGCATTTCAATTAACAACTAGTGAAACAGCAGAATTCAGAATACAAATGTAAGAATGCATTTGCCCATGCAGTTACTATAAAGAATAGCAGTATATGATGGATTACAGGTCTGTGAAAATAGAAAACCTGAACACAGGGCATATTTTTCTGTCCAAGAAAACAGAAACTTTTCAATGCATGATAAATCTACAGAAGTCACACTTTTCCTCAGTAACAGACTGTCTGCCCTTGTAGTATTCATACCATTCTGACTCTTTCACAATGCCACATTCAGGAAACGTGTTGTGCATATTACCATCACTACACTACTATGAAGAACAGGTccttacagtgtacttacacgAGTAATAACTAATACAAAGTAACATGTAATCATGTACTTCCTGGAGAGAAGCAAACCTGAACCCTAACACCCAGGACTACATTATATGTCTTTTATATTACAAAGCACTTTTTATATATGCCATAAAGACTACATTagacaattgttttttttgttttttttcagagacCACTGCTTAAAACTATAGTTTATTCATGTGCTGAAGTGCCTCGTCTAAATCGTGGGCTCTGTCCTGTGCACAGAATACAAGAGGGCTGGGTAATCAGAGGTTTTTATTTAGATCATTTACTTGGTGCACATTCTGCCTAGAACATACAAATCAATTAATATGTGAATACATGCCAACAGTGCATTTTTTATCTAAGGCTGGGTTGTGGAGGAGACTGAGAATAAGTAAGTGCACCTCATCCCCTTTTTACGCAAACAGTGATGACCATCTATTCAGAGGAAGCTGGAACTAAGTCATCCCAACTGGTTTTCCGGTCAGATACAGGAATAACAGTCCAATTTGGTGAAGGTGTATCAAATGCAAGCCAGTTGAAATCATCGACCTGATCCCAGTTGTTTCGATTCTTGTCCAATCCAGACACTGCAAAATCAGCATCCATGTTCGAGTATGTCCAAGTCAAGGGAGCGAAACTGACTCCTTGACAGTCCTCAATGATGGCGCGACTCGTGACGTGCAGATAGATCTGAGTGTCCTTAGTGTTGTGGGTTCGCAGCTGCTGGCAGGGGAAGGCAAGGGTGCTGCCCGTGCACTGATCCACGAAGACCGAGCTTGACACTGGCCCGCTCATGATCTCACAGTCACGAACATGTTTGATATGCAGAGTGCTCGGCGAGCCAAGAAGCCTCACCTTGCAGTTCGTCAGGTGGGTCAGCAGCACGTCCTGCTGCTGGATTTCATCCGCTCTCTTAATCAGAACCTGAGAATCGACGTTTGAAAAAACGCACTGCACTGGAGTGACAGCTGCATCTGCGTCTGTATCGCGGTTGCTGGCCGATTTGGGAAGCTCAGTGATGGAGGTTGATGGGGATTCGGCCGGTTTGCTCTTCACGTTGCGAGATTTGAAGGCAAACTTCTTTTTGGGCAAAATGTCATCTCTTTTTTCAGATATGGTGCTCAGGAGCACTTGTAAGGTTGCCTGGGCCTGTCTCAGTTCGTATGGTGTTAGGAACATCATACTGTCGTTAAGAAACTTTTGCAGCTGTTGCGTTTTGACCGTTGCCTCTTCCAGAATCTTCGTAGCATTTTCACGGTTTGCCTCGGTGCAGATAGATAGCAATTCATCGATGGTTGCCCTCTCAGTGTTAAATGTGGTGGAGAAAAAGTCACTCTTTTCCTCCGTAACTGACCGACCTTCCTTGATGTCTTTACGTCGTtctgcttcttccaaccttgcctGGTCCCTCTTCAAAAGTCGGTCTGGAATCTTGACCGTTTCACTTGGTTTCTCATCACCATTCCCTTGACTTGGACTGGTCTCCATAGCGAGAGACATATCGTGCCGCTATGATATGCTATAACAGGAAGTGCGCGTATGAATATTACGTGCTCTAGAATAAAAAGATTTTTAATTGGTCTAAGGTACGAACCCCTTTTGACTATACAGTGTTTCAATTGGTGGACTGCATACATAACATCCGGTTACCGGGTTAAagaaactcacacaccacacccctggGCCCTGTCACAGAATGAAGGGAGAATTGTTGAAAGAGAAGTGTTTCATTTATTTGCTTATGTGCTCCTCGGCGAAAACcaatgcgcgtgtgtgtgagatagccAATCGAGTATGTCCGATTTCCCCAAAAAGGCTGGCAATAGCAAAGTCCTTAATGTATCTCAGTCATTAATACCAAAAATGTGATACCCATCACGCGTTCTCCAACACATTAAGAAGGCTTGCAACAAAACTGACTGTTTGGGctgcacacaaatatacacacactacaatctgttttaattaaaggaaagcAACCACCTGATATTTTGAAGAgtgcattgtattgtattatttgGAGATGGGTGTCAATGTCAAAAGCTAAAACAGCTTTCTACAAAATCAACAGTGAGGTGTTTTAAAGTCACAGAGAACCAAATAAAAACTATGCCATATGACATTCAAATAGTGTCTTTACGATGACTATGACTTTCACTTTATGACTGATGAATTCACCGTCTTTTTCCCCGAGGTGTCAAAAAAAATCCCTGTAGGTAACTTGTGGTCGAGGTTGTTCAGTACCCCGCCCCCTATCGTTGGATGGTTGTCGTGTTTACAGTTGGATAAGTTAATTGGGTTGTTGGGGATTGATAACCATATAATAACATTTTATGGCGCATCTACTAGACTACACATAACTGTTTAAGATTGTTATATGTATGCCATGCAATAATGGAGCACTATTCCAAGAAAAGCAGCCTCTTAGTCCTTAGACAATTCTGTTATGTTTGGATACTTGTAGTTTCCCAAGGGCTGCAGATGCTGCCTTCTGGTGGAGCGGCACTGCCCTAACGGCCCGTGCAGAGATGGCGAGGAAACCCCGTTGACAAGGCACTGCTTTTTCATGACGGTGAGTTTCCCTTTGAGTGTATTATAATTTTGTGATAAAAATTTcaaggaaaaaacacacacaacctccttcctccccttccttcggggagggaagagagtgagCGTGGAGAGAAAAATCTTTCTGAGACAGAGCAAGGACAGTGAGAAAAATAtatgagtgggagagggagaagaagggggaggaggaggaggagggggagcaaATTAAAAGTTGCCAAATGGAGATATTGGGTTTCaagaggagtgagacaggagtATGGGTTTGCCTCTTTTTCAGTCGTCTTTATGTTATGCAAATGGCAATAAATATTTATGGTTCCACGCGGTTTAGTTCGCTAGGTCCGTCGGCGAATTCAACCCGTTTTGAAATAGGTTGGGAAACGACACCGTTGCTAGCTCGTCGAGAAGGCCAGTGTTCACGGAGAAACGCTAGCTTAAATCCGCTAGCCAGCTAAGCTGCTTTTCCTAAGCGTCAGGTTCTTTTCGTTAACGGCAACGTCAAAATTCATCTGTTCCGCGACTCTAGAGAAATGTGACGTTTGCCATCCTGCCAGATGAGCTAAACAGAAGACAAATGGTAGCTTCTGAAACCCCACGTCCACCTCTCTAGAAAAAGAGACCGCGTCAGCGACAATCTATAACTAGGCTGAGGCAGCTAGCTAACTGTTACGTACTGTACTCGCATGAGATTATCATTGTCTGTCGATTTGGTCTATTTTTGGATGTAAAATCGCAAGCTACATTTCCAGGAGGGGGAAAGCAGCATATTTGTTGCTTGCCCTCTTGACAAACTACTGAGAGGGAATTGGCTTTTACGGAAGCGTTTGTAGTGTCGAAATAAACCGAATCCTTTTCACGGACCGCATTTTAAATTGTTTTTTGAGGGTTGCTACGTCTACTTTTCCGCCCCCTCTGATCATCATCTTAAGAGGGCAAGGAAAGGAAAATTGGTTTCCACCTCCCTTTTTATTTGTCTAACACTGGACCATCTTAACAGATAACGTTAGCATGCGGAAAATATGTGAAATGGCTAGCTAAAGAGCTAGCTAGCCAGTCATGAATGTTGTTACCTACTCACTGACCCATTTTGTGTGTTGCTGACATTGGGCTCTTTGTTAAAGGTTTCCTTTGTAGTAAATAACATTAACCTGCCCACCTTAAGTGTAACTCTATACAAACTGACCGTAAGCGAGACATATTTTACTTGCAGTCTTTATATAGTCGGACAATAAGAAAACTGGTGTTAGCCAACGAAAAGAGCAATCAACATGTTCTGTTTCTGATCTTTGTTTTGCTAAATAAAGAAATGTTGCAACGGTGTTTGGTTTTATTGCAAACAAGAAAGCGAGTCTGTAGGTTTTAAAACATGTGAATGAACTAGATTAATTGGGGTGCATGGACACTGATACTTACTAGCTGCCTGCCAGCTTGCTGACTAgcgacagaaaaacaaaatattcAGCTAATTAGCCAAACTATTGCACCGCCTTACTATGGTGCTTGTGGTACTTAGGTTGCCGAATGCAACATTTGCGATATTTCAACTGGATAATTTATTTTTCCACCCTTTTTAATGCCTAGGGAAAAGGCTTTTATGGGGAACCCCGTAGTCCACTGCATTCTCAACATGTTAGCAATACTTCCAAACTATCGATACGTTAGTCACATCAAGACGAATATCTttatattttaaacatttaacgCTATGTTTTTCTAGAAAAAATATAGTATGTATCATTTTTGAACTGATAAATGTTCGATgacccccccctttctttgtcGCCGGCGTTGAGCCAAAGTGAGTGTCGCAGTGTGAAAACAACAGCCGCCATTTTGATATCAAAAGCTTGTGTTAGTGAAAGGGActagaaatgttttgtttaaagCTAACACTAAAGCAAGTGAAGTGTCAGTAATATGTAAATGTAGGCTTCCTTGGCGAAGTAACATTTTTACAGTTACTGCTCTATCAACAGTTGttacatgatttttttttttaacgttttATGTGAAGGCACAATTATCTCCCTCATTTACAACCTACTCATCCAGTAACAATTGCACCAAGTTATGTACAACACTGCAATTTTGACGTTTCCAAATCACCCCTTGTGTGTGCCCCCACAA encodes:
- the prph2a gene encoding peripherin-2a, giving the protein MALFLVKFDLKKRVQLAQMLWLMYWFAVMAGVLVFAMGLFFKIELRKNSELMDNSESHFVPNLLIGVGLLACGINAFGGKICYDSLDSTKFAKWKGVMKPFLISCLIFMVLLILTALFCFMMRIPLQFTLAEGLKNGMKFYKDTDTPGRCYMKRTLDQMQMEFKCCGNNNYKDWFEIQWVSNRYLDFSAKEVKDRISSNVDGKYLMDAVPFSCCNPTSPRPCIQIQLTNNTAHYSYDHYSEELNIWKRGCQQALVSYYGGMLNTIGALVILVTLLEGVVMVGLQYVNTAMSTLVNPEDPESESEGWMLEKTVKETFTDIMAKMKAMSKGGQVEEGEGDAVATVS
- the tbcc gene encoding tubulin-specific chaperone C; amino-acid sequence: MSLAMETSPSQGNGDEKPSETVKIPDRLLKRDQARLEEAERRKDIKEGRSVTEEKSDFFSTTFNTERATIDELLSICTEANRENATKILEEATVKTQQLQKFLNDSMMFLTPYELRQAQATLQVLLSTISEKRDDILPKKKFAFKSRNVKSKPAESPSTSITELPKSASNRDTDADAAVTPVQCVFSNVDSQVLIKRADEIQQQDVLLTHLTNCKVRLLGSPSTLHIKHVRDCEIMSGPVSSSVFVDQCTGSTLAFPCQQLRTHNTKDTQIYLHVTSRAIIEDCQGVSFAPLTWTYSNMDADFAVSGLDKNRNNWDQVDDFNWLAFDTPSPNWTVIPVSDRKTSWDDLVPASSE